Genomic DNA from Streptomyces sp. NBC_01571:
CGTCACCGGGGCGATGCCCCGGCCTTGCGGCCATGGAACCGTCGCCGCACCCCGCAAGTCAACGCGCCACACGGCGCTCCACCTGACAGGCAAGGATCGATGAAGCCATGACGAGCATGCGGACCGGCGTCGAGCAGGCACAGCGGCGGGAGGCCGTGCGACTCACGCAGTACGCGCACGGGGGCGGCTGCGCCTGCAAGATTCCACCGGGCGAACTCGAGGAGCTCGTGGCCGGACTGGCATCCCCGGGAGCGGTCGGCGGCGCCGGCCTGCTCGTGGGCCTGGACCACGGCGACGACGCCGCGGTCGTCCGTCTGCCGGGCGGCCCCGGTGCGCTCGCCGCCGTCGCCACCGCGGACTTCTTCACGCCGGTGGTCGACGACCCCTACGACTGGGGCCGCATCGCCGCCGCGAACGCGCTCTCCGACGTCTACGCCATGGGCGGCACCCCGCTCGTGGCGGTCAACCTGCTGTGCTGGCCCCGCGACGTGCTGCCGTTCGAGCTGGCGAGGGAGGTGCTGCGTGGCGGAATGGACGTCGCGGCGACGGCGGGCTGTGTGGTGGCGGGCGGCCACAGCGTCGACGACCCGGAACCCAAGTACGGCATGGCGGTGACCGGCACCGTCGATCCGGCGCGTCTGCTGCGCAACGACGCGGGGCGGCCGGGGACACCGCTGTCGCTGACCAAGTCGCTGGGCCTCGGCGTGCTCAACAACCGGCACAAGACGACGGGCGAAGTCTTCCCGCAGGCGGTGGAGACGATGGCCGCGCTCAACCGCGACGCGGCGCGGGCGGCACTGGCCGCGGGAGCGGTCTGCGCCACCGACGTCACCGGCTTCGGACTGCTGGGCCATCTGTACAAGCTGGCGCGCGCCTCGGGGGTGACCGCCGTCGTCGACTCCGCCGCGGTGCCGTTCCTGGACGGCGCCCGGGACGCCGCCCGCGCCGGGCACATCAGCGGCGGCACCCGCCGCAACCTCGCATGGGTCGCCCCGTCCACGGATTTCGGCCGCACCGACGAGCTGACCCGGCTCCTCCTCGCCGACGCGCAGACCTCCGGTGGTCTCCTCGTCGCGGGCGAGGTTCCGGGCGCCGCGGTGATCGGGGAACTGGTGCCGGCGGGACCGTACCGGCTGGTCGTGCGCTGAGAGGAATCGCTGTGCCGAGCGGTACTTCTCCAGGCGGTCCGGGCCGGTCGGCCGCTGACGACGACGGGGCGGTTTTCATGTGGGCACGTGTGGATGGCAGGCGGTCCTTCGAGCTCGGCACGGCCGACGAGATGCGGACCAGGCTCAACCGGTTGGTCGTGTCGGGCAGGAAGACCGCGTCCACCGGCCTTTCGACGAGGTGACGTGGGAGCACGTGGAGGCCGAGGGCGAAGGTCATGTCTCGGTGGATGAATGGCGTGCGGGGCATCGTCGGTACTGGGACCGCATGGGCACTCCCGTCGACGACCGCACGATGGTCGTGTGCGTGGGGTTCCGGCTGGTCGAGGGCTCTGCCCTGTCGGACACCACGGATTCGGCCGCCTGAGTCCCCGCTTCCGCAGGACTCTCCCTCTACGGCCGCGCGGGGCGGACCGAGCGATGACCGGACGCGCGGCCCCGGCGGGACACGGTGGCTTACGCCGAGCAATTATGTCGTGCACAACTTACTTGCACACAAGAATATTGCTCGCTATGTTTCTCCTGTCGCCCCGGGCCGGAACGCCCAGGACGACCGACCGATGTCCAGCGCCACGCCCCGAAGGGGAGTCACCATGAACCTCAAGACCGCGATCCGTCCCACCCGCAGGCGCGCCGCTGTGCTGGGAGCCGTTGCCGGTGTGGCGGCTCTCACCCTGACCGCCGCCACGGGCCCGGCCAGCGCGGCCAGGGCCGAGCACCGCCCGTCCGAGGCGAAGCCCACGGTCGTGCTGGTGCACGGCGCCTTCGCGGACTCCTCCAGCTGGAACGGAGTGATCGAGCGTCTGCGGCGCGACGGGTATCCGGTGATCGCCGCCGCCAACCCGTTGCGCGGGCCGGCCAGTGACGCCGCGTACGTCCACAGCGTGCTGAAGCGCGTGAACGGGCCGGTCGTTCTCGTCGGCCACTCCTACGGCGGCTCGGTGATCAGCGAGGCCGCCGCCGACTCCCCCCAGGTCAAGGCGCTGGTCTACGTCGCCGCCTTCGCCCCCGACAAGGGCGAGAGCGCGCTGGAACTGTCCGGCAAGTTCCCCGGCAGCACCCTCGGTACCGCCCTCGACCCCGTGCCCTTCCCGCTCCCCGGCGGCGGCACCGGCACCGACCTCTACATCAAGGCCGACAAGTTCCACCACCAGTTCGCCGCCGACGTGCCCAAGCCGGTCACCGACCTGATGGCCGCCACCCAGCGCCCGGTCGCCGCCTCCGCCCTGGACGAGAAGGCCACCACGGCCGCCTGGAAGACCATCCCCTCCTGGGACCTCATCACCACCCAGGACTACAACATCCCGCCGGCCGCGCAGCGCTTCATGGCCCGGCGCGCCCACGCGCACACCGTCGAGATCAAGGCGTCCCACGCGGTCTCGGTCTCCCACCCGGGCGCCGTCACCCGCCTGATAGAGCAAGCCGCCCGGACCACCACCCGCTGAGACCGCGCCTAACCCTGACAACACCTGTGGGCGACCCGGCAAGACCGGGTCGCCCACAGGCAGAAGACGGCGCGGCGCCGCTCAGCAGTAGAGGTTGTCGCCCGGAGCGACCCCGAGGATCGCCGTGAACTGCTGGTACGCGTTCACCCGGCTCTGCACCTGCGCGGGGTTGCGGCCGTCGCACTCCAGCGAGCCGTTGATGGAGCGGATCGTCTGGCCGAAGCCGGCCTGGTTCACCATGGCGTTGTGCGGCGTCATCGAGCCGGGGCCCGACTGCGTGTTCCAGTACCAGAGCCCCGTCTTCCAGGCGACGGCCGCGTCCTGCTCGACCCGCCACGGGTTG
This window encodes:
- the selD gene encoding selenide, water dikinase SelD, whose translation is MTSMRTGVEQAQRREAVRLTQYAHGGGCACKIPPGELEELVAGLASPGAVGGAGLLVGLDHGDDAAVVRLPGGPGALAAVATADFFTPVVDDPYDWGRIAAANALSDVYAMGGTPLVAVNLLCWPRDVLPFELAREVLRGGMDVAATAGCVVAGGHSVDDPEPKYGMAVTGTVDPARLLRNDAGRPGTPLSLTKSLGLGVLNNRHKTTGEVFPQAVETMAALNRDAARAALAAGAVCATDVTGFGLLGHLYKLARASGVTAVVDSAAVPFLDGARDAARAGHISGGTRRNLAWVAPSTDFGRTDELTRLLLADAQTSGGLLVAGEVPGAAVIGELVPAGPYRLVVR
- a CDS encoding alpha/beta fold hydrolase, whose product is MNLKTAIRPTRRRAAVLGAVAGVAALTLTAATGPASAARAEHRPSEAKPTVVLVHGAFADSSSWNGVIERLRRDGYPVIAAANPLRGPASDAAYVHSVLKRVNGPVVLVGHSYGGSVISEAAADSPQVKALVYVAAFAPDKGESALELSGKFPGSTLGTALDPVPFPLPGGGTGTDLYIKADKFHHQFAADVPKPVTDLMAATQRPVAASALDEKATTAAWKTIPSWDLITTQDYNIPPAAQRFMARRAHAHTVEIKASHAVSVSHPGAVTRLIEQAARTTTR